A stretch of the Chanos chanos chromosome 1, fChaCha1.1, whole genome shotgun sequence genome encodes the following:
- the LOC115811111 gene encoding akirin-2-like, with protein sequence MACGATLKRTMDFDPLMSPTSPKRRRCVPVSPSSSQSPRKYLRNEPSPFGEVSYRLTTEQILHNIKHEHKRMQKRKHLDGSFQHTETCCSLESQTHASYLSGPTPQGTSMGALSPSRKDQPLFTLRQVGMICERLLKEREDKVREEYEEMMTSKLAEQYDAFVKFTHDQLIRRFEEQPASYVS encoded by the exons ATGGCGTGTGGAGCTACTTTGAAAAGGACAATGGATTTCGACCCCTTGATGAGTCCCACTTCTCCGAAAAGAAGACGATGTGTCCCAGTATCACCATCATCCTCCCAGTCCCCAAGAAAATACCTGCGCAACGAACCATCACCTTTCGGGGAAGTTTCATACAGACTAACAACAG AGCAAATACTTCATAACATAAAACATGAGCATAAGCGAATGCAGAAAAGGAAGCACCTGGATGGAAGTTTCCAGCACACAGAGACTTGCTGCTCTCTCGAATCCCAAACCCATGCTTCATATCTGAGTGGACCCACTCCTCAGG GAACGTCTATGGGAGCACTTTCCCCATCCAGAAAAGACCAACCTTTGTTCACACTTAGACAAGTTGGAATGATCTGTGAGCGTCTCTTAAAAGAGCGGGAAGACAAAGTTCGAGAGGAATACGAGGAGATGATGACTTCAAAATTGGCAG AACAGTACGATGCCTTTGTGAAGTTCACTCATGATCAGCTAATAAGACGTTTTGAGGAACAGCCAGCAAGCT ATGTTTCCTGA
- the orc3 gene encoding origin recognition complex subunit 3: MDLQATTSSVSKGCFVFKPSGKKRKRSIGKYICLANSDDRENGKQRFAICQRLWGKIKGDTEALQDELNKKILDSLLEFSRKWASSFQCKPDDWASHMRANEIPTAALVLGVNVPDHDMTLQSLSDLLQSSVTPFVVSVQAKECAALKHLMQRVFERLMGVGITVDEEDEEESSHCNTAVHQKRVHCSMNTLCQWYKSVTKKYSAVSPDEKRSVLNKDALPNPPVVVIFKDLEGFNPRVLQDFILICSRYTQELPLMFIFGIATSPSTIQNMLPHSVSSLLCIQLFQSLSCTQHLATVIDKLLLTHHFPFKLSGKVLQVLVSIFLYHDFSVRNFIKGLQLALLEHFHSQALSVLCCEKKEALLSAQTLSHQDVERIRQLPSFMRYVESQEPQEQVELLTSDERVKETCEKLLKNLRKYHKNYYPVLRCLHSLTSALPKYPLGKQIRELYVSCLEKNVWESSEYGSAMQLLRMLAKDELVAALQKCTDVLEQCKAKKMKRASQQLKEYISKFEKLDRHSAGDNTAEDFTSPEKSLQKKTDLFHLQKTLLEMKESRRTKKMSPFEVLRNEVLDFISSLVRTHLALPDEQPLHEVSYFSSSAVLRHHLNATPRNSIQTALSHPYRYLQNEALKTDAGTVSSAAPDICIVYKLHLECGRLINLYDWLEAYSTVVSAAEGKDPESADYGKVDELKHARFIQAVSELEFLGFVKSTKQKTDHVARLTWGGC; encoded by the exons AGCGATGACCGTGAAAACGGCAAACAACGCTTTGCTATCTGTCAGCGACTTTGGGGGAAGATCAAAGGTGATACAGAG GCATTGCAAGACGAGCTGAATAAAAAGATATTGGATAGCCTGTTGGAGTTCAGCAGAAAATGGGCCTCCAGTTTCCAGTGCAAGCCAGATGACTGGGCGTCTCATATGAGGGCAAACGAAATCCCTACTGCTGCATTGGTGCTTG GGGTGAATGTACCTGATCATGATATGACACTCCAGAGTTTGTCTGATCTCCTGCAAAGCTCCGTGACTCCTTTTGTGGTGTCAGTGCAAGCCAAAGAGTGTGCAG CTCTGAAGCACCTGATGCAAAGGGTTTTTGAGAGGCTTATGGGGGTTGGAATCACAGTtgatgaagaggatgaggaggaatcCAGCCATTGCAATACAGCTGTCCACCAGAAGAGAGTGCACTGCTCCATGAATACTCTTTGCCAGTGGTACAAGTCTGTGACTAAG AAATACTCTGCCGTGTCACCAGATGAAAAGCGCAGTGTGTTGAATAAAGATGCGCTACCGAATCCACCTGTTGTGGTGATCTTTAAAGACCTGGAAGGTTTTAACCCTCGAGTCCTACAGGATTTCATCCTTATCTGCAG CCGGTATACTCAGGAACTTCCTCTGATGTTCATCTTTGGCATCGCCACCTCTCCCAGCACCATTCAGAACATGCtgcctcactctgtctcctccctccTGTGCATCCAGCTCTTTCAGTCCCTGTCCTGCACTCAGCACCTGGCCACAGTCATTGACAAG CTGCTTTTGACTCATCATTTCCCCTTTAAACTGAGTGGGAAGGTACTGCAGGTGCTGGTCAGTATCTTCCTGTACCATGACTTCTCTGTGCGCAACTTTATCAAAGGACTACAG CTGGCGCTGTTGGAACATTTCCACTCCCAGGCTTTGAGCGTGCTGTGCTGTGAGAAGAAAGAGGCATTGCTCAGTGCCCAGACACTTAGTCACCAGGATGTGGAGAGGATCCGGCAACTACCGTCCTTCATGAG ATATGTGGAGAGTCAGGAACCGCAGGAACAGGTGGAGCTGCTGACTAGTGATGAGCGTGTGAAG gAAACATGTGAGAAACTATTGAAAAACCTTCGGAAATACCACAAGAACTACTATCCTGTCCTCAGGTGTCTTCACTCCCTCACATCTGCTCTGCCAAAGTACCCTCTGGGGAAGCAG ATCAGGGAGCTGTACGTGTCTTGTTTGGAGAAGAATGTGTGGGAGAGTAGTGAATATGGGTCTGCGATGCAGCTCCTCAG GATGCTGGCGAAAGATGAGCTTGTTGCCGCTTTGCAGAAGTGCACTGATGTACTGGAACAATGCAAggcaaagaaaatgaagagagcgTCACAGCAGCTGAAAGAGTACATTAGCAAGTTTGAGAAACTCGATA gGCACTCTGCTGGGGATAACACAGCAGAAGACTTTACCTCACCTGAGAAGAGTCTCCAGAAAAAAACGGATCTTTTCCACCTTCAGAAA ACTCTTCTTGAGATGAAAGAATCCAGAAGGACTAAGAAAATGAGCCCTTTTGAGGTGCTTCGAAACGAGGTGCTTGACTTTATCAGCTCTCTGGTTAG AACACACCTGGCTTTGCCTGATGAGCAGCCCCTGCATGAGGTGAGTTACTTCAGCTCCTCCGCTGTCCTGCGCCATCACCTCAATGCCACGCCTCGCAACTCCATCCAGACTGCCCTCAGTCACCCTTACCGCTACCTCCAG AATGAAGCTCTGAAGACAGATGCGGGCACAGTGTCTAGTGCTGCTCCAGATATCTGCATTGTTTACAAGCTCCATCTGGAGTGTGGGAGACTGATCAACCTGTACGACTGGCTAGAG gcatATTCCACTGTGGTGTCAGCTGCAGAGGGAAAGGATCCTGAATCTGCTGACTATGGCAAAGTTGATGAGCTCAAACA TGCCCGTTTCATTCAGGCTGTGTCTGAGCTTGAGTTCCTTGGCTTTGTCAAATCCactaaacagaaaacagaccaTGTGGCAAGACTTACCTGGGGAGGTTGTTAA